One genomic region from Solwaraspora sp. WMMD792 encodes:
- a CDS encoding FAD-dependent oxidoreductase, with amino-acid sequence MTSRVVDACIVGAGVIGLTTAVWFAERGLTVRVLARELPPNTDSCAAGAMWGPYLTDDPRSGRWAADTLSELAVLAADPVQTGVRLVSGIEAARGPAQPNALLCDLPGFEYCRSEDLPSGYHSGWRFTTASVDMPVYSTYLARRLLAAGGTMAVADVDDLAALRAAADLVVNCTGSGARQLVPDPSVTPLLGRVVVVTNPGLDAFFAEAGEAPELTWFVPHGPDRVVLGSTVESVPVNGPDALRRIVARCAAIEPLLAGSEILEWRAGFRPMRPSVRVEREQDWLIHNYGHGGSGVSLSWACAKEAFALVGATA; translated from the coding sequence GTGACTTCTAGAGTGGTCGATGCCTGCATCGTCGGCGCCGGAGTGATCGGTCTGACGACCGCCGTCTGGTTCGCTGAGCGCGGCCTGACCGTGCGGGTACTGGCCCGGGAGCTACCACCCAACACCGACTCATGCGCCGCTGGCGCCATGTGGGGGCCGTACCTCACCGACGATCCGCGCAGCGGGCGGTGGGCTGCCGATACTCTGTCCGAACTCGCCGTACTCGCCGCCGACCCGGTGCAGACCGGGGTGCGGCTGGTCTCCGGGATCGAGGCCGCCCGGGGACCGGCACAGCCGAACGCACTGCTCTGTGACCTCCCCGGGTTCGAGTACTGCCGCTCGGAGGACCTGCCGTCGGGCTACCACAGCGGTTGGCGCTTCACCACGGCGTCGGTCGACATGCCGGTCTACTCGACGTACCTCGCCCGGCGGCTCCTCGCCGCCGGTGGCACGATGGCCGTCGCCGACGTCGACGACCTCGCCGCACTACGGGCCGCCGCAGACCTGGTCGTCAACTGTACCGGCAGCGGCGCGCGGCAACTGGTGCCGGACCCGTCGGTCACCCCGTTGCTCGGTCGGGTCGTGGTGGTCACCAATCCCGGCCTCGACGCGTTCTTTGCCGAAGCGGGCGAGGCACCCGAGCTGACCTGGTTCGTGCCGCATGGGCCGGACCGGGTGGTGCTCGGGAGCACCGTGGAGAGCGTGCCGGTGAACGGTCCGGACGCGTTGCGTCGCATCGTCGCCCGGTGCGCCGCGATCGAGCCGTTGCTGGCCGGGTCGGAAATTCTCGAGTGGCGGGCCGGGTTCCGTCCGATGCGGCCCAGTGTTCGGGTCGAACGGGAGCAGGACTGGTTGATCCACAATTACGGTCACGGAGGTAGCGGGGTGAGCCTGTCCTGGGCGTGCGCAAAGGAGGCATTCGCACTCGTCGGTGCCACGGCCTGA
- a CDS encoding sulfatase-like hydrolase/transferase, producing MSSATNSAPATADDVTDQDPKTETADQPAADQTPAEPPAADQATAQDGTDPATAADGTAPPTDGWRQRVRRTARWSADVLAVGGVLAAMTLPYQLDLVVPVAFARIPVEALVAAALLLVLPGRVRTPVAAALGALLGVLITLKVADIGFFSVLDRPFDPVLDWGLLADGYRFVDASYGRAAAVGAAVGTVVLTIAVLALMVAATLRLARLLAAHRRIGGGTVGALTAGWLVFALLGTQVVVYQDEWRTIGLPVADRATARLAYDHTMQIGASLQDRQEFAELAAVDAFRDVPGDELLTALRGKDVLLAFVESYGRDAVTHPDFSPLIGDLLDDGTQRLAARGFQSRSAFLTSSTVGGSSWLAHASTLSGLWVDNQQRYRSLVASDRLTLTRAFGRAGWRVAGFFPGNSRAWPEGAFFGYDQVYDSRNMGYAGDRFNFASIPDQYVLSAFDRFERRDNDQPVMAEVALLSSHAPWTPLPQLVNWNTVRDGSVFDREAMAAGQANKSAEDGLRSDYPKAVAYSLSTIISYIESQGDDDLVVVFLGDHQPAPVVTGPAASHDVPVTIVTSDQAVLDRVAGWDWQEGLRPGPQAPVWQMDSFRDRFLTAFK from the coding sequence TTGTCCTCCGCCACGAACTCCGCCCCGGCCACCGCTGACGACGTGACGGACCAGGACCCCAAAACCGAGACTGCAGACCAGCCGGCAGCCGACCAGACACCGGCCGAGCCGCCAGCGGCGGACCAGGCGACAGCGCAGGACGGGACGGACCCTGCGACGGCGGCGGACGGGACGGCACCGCCGACCGACGGCTGGCGCCAGCGGGTCCGGCGTACCGCCCGATGGTCGGCCGACGTGCTGGCGGTCGGCGGCGTGCTGGCCGCGATGACCCTGCCGTACCAGCTGGATCTGGTGGTCCCGGTCGCGTTCGCCCGGATCCCGGTCGAGGCGCTGGTCGCCGCCGCGCTGCTGCTGGTGCTGCCGGGCCGGGTCCGCACCCCGGTGGCTGCCGCGCTCGGCGCGCTGCTCGGCGTACTGATCACGCTGAAGGTCGCCGACATCGGCTTCTTCTCGGTGCTGGACCGGCCGTTCGACCCGGTCCTGGACTGGGGTCTGCTGGCCGACGGGTACCGGTTCGTCGACGCCTCCTACGGCCGGGCCGCGGCGGTCGGCGCGGCGGTCGGCACCGTCGTGCTCACGATCGCGGTGCTGGCGTTGATGGTCGCCGCGACGCTGCGGCTGGCCCGGCTGTTGGCCGCACACCGACGGATCGGCGGCGGTACGGTCGGTGCGCTGACCGCCGGCTGGCTGGTGTTCGCCCTGCTCGGCACGCAGGTGGTGGTCTACCAGGACGAGTGGCGCACGATCGGGCTGCCGGTCGCCGACCGGGCGACCGCCCGGTTGGCCTACGACCACACCATGCAGATCGGCGCGAGCCTGCAGGACCGGCAGGAGTTCGCCGAGCTGGCGGCGGTCGACGCGTTCCGGGACGTGCCCGGCGACGAGCTGCTGACCGCGCTGCGCGGCAAGGACGTGCTGCTGGCGTTCGTGGAGAGCTACGGTCGGGACGCGGTCACCCACCCCGACTTCAGCCCGCTGATCGGCGACCTGCTCGACGACGGTACGCAGCGGCTGGCAGCGCGGGGGTTCCAGTCGCGCAGCGCGTTCCTCACCTCGTCGACGGTCGGAGGCAGCAGCTGGCTGGCGCACGCCAGCACCCTGTCCGGGCTGTGGGTAGACAACCAGCAGCGCTACCGCAGCCTGGTGGCCAGTGACCGGCTGACGCTGACCCGGGCGTTCGGCCGCGCCGGCTGGCGGGTCGCCGGCTTCTTCCCCGGCAACAGCCGGGCCTGGCCGGAGGGGGCGTTCTTCGGCTACGACCAGGTCTACGACTCGCGCAACATGGGGTACGCGGGCGACAGGTTCAACTTCGCCTCGATCCCCGACCAGTACGTGCTGTCGGCATTCGACCGCTTCGAGCGACGCGACAACGACCAGCCGGTGATGGCCGAGGTGGCGTTGCTGTCCAGCCACGCGCCGTGGACCCCGCTGCCGCAGCTGGTCAACTGGAACACGGTCCGCGACGGCTCGGTCTTCGACCGGGAGGCGATGGCCGCCGGCCAGGCCAACAAGTCCGCGGAAGACGGATTGCGCAGCGACTACCCGAAGGCGGTGGCGTACTCGTTGAGCACGATCATCTCCTACATCGAGTCGCAGGGCGACGATGATCTGGTGGTGGTCTTCCTCGGCGACCACCAGCCGGCGCCGGTGGTGACCGGTCCGGCGGCCAGCCACGACGTGCCGGTCACCATCGTCACCAGCGACCAGGCGGTCCTCGACCGGGTCGCCGGCTGGGACTGGCAGGAGGGGCTGCGCCCCGGTCCGCAGGCTCCGGTGTGGCAGATGGACTCGTTCCGGGACCGGTTCCTCACCGCTTTCAAGTAG
- a CDS encoding permease-like cell division protein FtsX codes for MEQLRTYFDRALDSEPAPPAPPADLARAAMAGGVRLRRRRRLTIGGTAVAVAALAAVAAGLAAPVPDAPAPVPAQVPTPSASPGCELVRPTSDDVATEAAVYLSVDVTAEQRRAVDAALRADPQVGSVEYESRQDAYQRFVRRYQDDPAVLLDHPDLMEKVTPDQLPESFRITLANPSAYQQVSGGLQAMPGVETVTGWFCRYGTDKQVGE; via the coding sequence ATGGAACAGTTGCGGACGTACTTCGACCGGGCGCTCGACAGCGAACCGGCACCACCGGCGCCGCCGGCCGACCTGGCCCGAGCAGCCATGGCCGGCGGTGTCCGACTACGTCGACGTCGGCGGCTCACGATCGGCGGTACCGCTGTCGCCGTGGCCGCCCTCGCCGCCGTCGCAGCCGGCCTGGCGGCACCCGTCCCGGACGCACCGGCCCCGGTGCCGGCGCAGGTGCCGACGCCGTCAGCCTCGCCCGGCTGCGAACTGGTGCGTCCCACCAGCGATGACGTGGCGACCGAAGCTGCCGTCTACCTGAGCGTCGACGTGACCGCCGAGCAGCGGCGCGCTGTCGACGCGGCGCTGCGGGCCGACCCGCAGGTTGGGTCGGTGGAGTATGAGAGCCGGCAGGACGCATACCAGCGGTTCGTACGGCGGTACCAGGACGATCCTGCCGTTCTGCTCGATCATCCCGACCTGATGGAGAAGGTGACCCCAGACCAGTTGCCAGAGTCCTTTCGGATCACCTTGGCGAACCCATCGGCGTACCAGCAGGTCAGCGGCGGACTACAGGCGATGCCCGGCGTCGAGACGGTCACCGGCTGGTTCTGCCGGTACGGCACGGACAAGCAGGTGGGCGAGTGA
- a CDS encoding SigE family RNA polymerase sigma factor codes for MSGVRVVAPVAADLPAEPAPTRSERGGGPLTRWAASRRNQRVAGDEAFTAFVVDAAPRLRRVAYLMCRDWHLAQDLTQITFTRMYASWNRIWPTANLDAYSRRVLINAVSDAMKRRSRTELVLAEPPEPAARPTAGGSTELQVALLQALAEFPVRDRAVLVLRYWEDQSVQAVAEILGITSSAVKMCSMRALQRLRTILGEDFPTS; via the coding sequence GTGAGTGGGGTTCGGGTCGTAGCGCCGGTCGCCGCGGACCTACCGGCGGAGCCGGCACCGACGAGGTCTGAGCGCGGCGGCGGTCCGCTGACCCGCTGGGCCGCCAGCCGTCGGAATCAGCGAGTGGCCGGGGACGAGGCGTTCACCGCGTTCGTCGTCGACGCGGCTCCCCGGCTGCGCCGCGTCGCGTACCTGATGTGCCGGGACTGGCATCTCGCGCAGGACCTCACCCAGATCACCTTCACCCGGATGTACGCCTCGTGGAACCGGATCTGGCCCACGGCGAACCTGGACGCGTACAGCCGTCGGGTCCTGATCAACGCGGTCTCCGACGCGATGAAGCGGCGCAGCCGCACCGAGCTGGTGCTCGCCGAGCCGCCCGAGCCGGCGGCCCGGCCGACCGCTGGCGGCTCGACCGAGCTGCAGGTGGCGTTGCTGCAGGCGCTGGCGGAGTTTCCGGTGCGCGACCGGGCGGTGCTGGTGCTGCGGTACTGGGAGGATCAGAGCGTGCAGGCCGTCGCCGAGATCCTCGGCATCACCAGCTCGGCGGTGAAGATGTGCAGCATGCGGGCGCTGCAGCGGCTGCGTACCATCCTCGGCGAGGACTTCCCGACCAGCTGA
- a CDS encoding HEAT repeat domain-containing protein: MAKVYVSATYEDLVDCREAVAEAIRRLGLQDVAMESYVAEPRRPLDRCLADVRRCDIYLGIFAWRYGFIPSGHNASITELEFQAAAAAGKPCLIFLLDEEARWPRRYVDREPDASRVDALRRRLEGAYLCSKFVDSSDLAAKATAALAVHLANASPAVPVLDTQARRRYLDQLRSQLGNLDLDTLTPPQNDPGTLRVSLSSVFVEPSVRADPPPVELPREWWARLSDADPGRGPDGSEDVAAEPMAMLHDAYRAKPRQPVFDVLVEPERRLTVLLGNPGAGKSTVARYLALQLADSQADPRLAPLRECLPIVVEVRMYAAIRAEGKCANFLGYLGYRYEAGVFALHPQALDDHLAAGAPTVVIFDGLDEIFDGRRRQEVAEQIAAFSTQFSTVRVIVTSRILEYTSRAHGNVRRTLANAGFAHFTLQDLDLGQIRTFLTRWFIGVLGQDARDAAQRSAGLMRDITGSRPLRELAGNPMLLTILAIINRHQALPRDRWKLYHHAADVLVEHWEVSRDLVPGEVAQFDAEDKQELLRRLAFEMQTGNIGQSGGYIAREDLVQVFVEYLVERYEHDRATAHQTAGRMIDQLRERNFILSLYGSHMYGFVHRTFLEFFAAAAILDKFRHERAWSFERVKEVFGQHWPEASWREVLRLLAGELSEADNGELIDQLARTNGDWLVTENAPLPWNLALAVQCLSQVRRIGRVPAAEHLLRRLVILLEQCAPLLETDLEEALPGLRPPRDAITAAAVLIEDEILPAAAVIGPAWPGREAYLSWYVRRGRWIDDAVAGHAARLASFLARPADQLPTRQGEAIAAQGDVRIANAALQGLAEAADREQATGAAASAGRTALDELVTAATGDGRAVVRLTAVEALGRFAALRRVRDVLVDRTRNDPYAYVRLAAVQHLGAELDAEPSLLPVLLGCASDARHVVRAAVVRLLAALTEPGDRVEQALFDRCELDTQADVLLLAAPPLLARSPLAVALRGVLAHRAEHAPDAAIRAAAIKLLAREVDPVSQPDLFLRRITTDADATVVRAAAQAVLADRPAEVREILMSRLRADSDEAVRAALAAVVVEVLPVEEATADDLIGLVRVDPDPGVRVALLAAGSAVGLMRDPRQRGAVLALARDLQQVPAVRLAAVRALTPALAEQGEAEAFAAVATTDPDTGVRLAAVAALPNRQLTGDARRLLVDVVDDDRSARVRWAALNRILQDGLEPEHHPLLLRVLARDVDAEVFDLAAAAVLDLMKGMDDVSAAQAVFEVVALRTADANPELRAAALALLANRFAVVDRAYQVVCGRLREDPDPDVVTAVAAAAVRQFADRPDLPGLLLTRLSDPNADIRCAAARSLATWCQSNREVRLRLSAVAASGGDLRLRCVALAAVAVAAHLPDVRALLLQLLTDGERPVRTVAVHILGRRLGHDQAVRDSLTAALQREQPPDVRRVIEATLVWTGEAEVERFPDTGPGDLGDPVAPGRIS; encoded by the coding sequence ATGGCCAAGGTCTATGTCTCCGCGACGTATGAGGACCTGGTGGACTGCCGCGAAGCGGTTGCCGAGGCGATTCGCCGGTTGGGTCTGCAGGACGTCGCCATGGAGTCCTACGTAGCTGAACCGAGGCGCCCTCTCGACCGCTGTCTGGCCGATGTCCGTCGCTGCGACATCTACCTCGGTATCTTCGCCTGGCGGTACGGTTTCATCCCGTCCGGGCACAACGCTTCGATCACCGAACTTGAGTTCCAGGCCGCCGCCGCTGCCGGCAAGCCCTGCCTGATCTTCCTGCTCGACGAGGAAGCGAGGTGGCCACGGCGGTACGTCGACCGGGAACCCGACGCGTCCCGCGTCGACGCCCTCCGCAGACGTCTGGAGGGAGCCTACCTGTGCAGCAAGTTCGTGGACTCTTCTGACCTGGCGGCCAAGGCGACGGCGGCGCTGGCCGTACATCTGGCGAACGCTTCGCCGGCCGTGCCGGTGCTCGACACACAGGCGCGTCGACGCTACCTCGACCAGCTCCGCAGCCAGCTGGGCAACCTTGACCTGGACACCCTCACTCCACCGCAGAACGACCCCGGCACCCTGCGGGTCAGCCTCTCCTCGGTCTTCGTCGAGCCGAGTGTGCGCGCCGATCCGCCGCCGGTGGAACTTCCCCGGGAGTGGTGGGCGCGGCTGTCCGACGCGGACCCGGGGCGGGGCCCGGACGGGTCCGAGGACGTGGCCGCCGAGCCGATGGCGATGCTGCACGACGCGTACCGGGCCAAACCACGACAGCCGGTCTTCGACGTCCTGGTCGAGCCGGAACGCCGGCTGACCGTACTGCTCGGCAATCCCGGTGCCGGCAAGTCGACCGTCGCGCGGTACCTCGCGCTGCAGCTTGCCGACAGCCAGGCTGATCCGCGGCTGGCGCCGCTGCGGGAGTGCCTGCCGATCGTGGTCGAGGTCCGGATGTACGCGGCCATCCGCGCCGAGGGCAAGTGCGCCAACTTCCTCGGCTACCTCGGGTACCGGTACGAGGCCGGCGTCTTCGCTCTCCACCCGCAGGCCCTGGACGACCATCTCGCCGCCGGGGCACCCACGGTGGTCATCTTCGACGGTCTCGACGAGATCTTCGACGGCCGTCGTCGACAGGAGGTGGCCGAGCAGATCGCGGCGTTCTCGACCCAGTTCAGCACGGTCAGGGTCATCGTGACCTCACGTATCCTGGAATACACCTCCCGGGCGCACGGAAACGTCCGGCGCACCCTGGCCAACGCCGGTTTCGCGCATTTCACCCTGCAGGACCTCGATCTTGGACAGATCAGGACTTTTCTGACCCGCTGGTTCATCGGGGTGCTCGGCCAGGACGCCCGCGACGCGGCGCAACGCAGCGCCGGCCTGATGCGCGACATCACCGGCTCCCGGCCGCTGCGGGAACTGGCAGGCAATCCGATGCTGCTGACCATTCTGGCAATCATCAATCGGCACCAGGCGCTGCCGCGTGACCGCTGGAAGCTCTACCACCATGCCGCCGACGTGCTGGTCGAGCACTGGGAGGTCAGTCGGGACCTGGTACCCGGCGAGGTCGCCCAGTTCGATGCCGAGGACAAGCAGGAGCTACTACGCAGGCTGGCATTCGAGATGCAGACCGGCAACATAGGGCAGAGCGGCGGCTACATCGCCCGCGAGGACCTGGTACAGGTGTTCGTCGAATACCTGGTGGAGCGGTACGAACACGACCGCGCCACCGCACACCAGACAGCCGGGCGGATGATCGACCAGTTGCGCGAGCGGAATTTCATCCTGAGCCTCTACGGCTCGCACATGTACGGATTCGTACACCGGACGTTCCTGGAGTTCTTCGCCGCCGCCGCGATTCTCGACAAGTTCCGCCACGAGCGCGCCTGGTCCTTCGAGCGGGTCAAGGAGGTCTTCGGGCAACACTGGCCCGAGGCATCCTGGCGGGAGGTCCTCCGGCTGCTCGCCGGCGAGCTCAGCGAGGCCGACAACGGAGAACTGATCGACCAACTGGCTCGGACCAACGGGGACTGGCTGGTGACCGAGAACGCACCGCTACCCTGGAACCTCGCCCTCGCGGTGCAGTGCCTGTCCCAGGTACGCCGGATCGGCCGGGTGCCCGCCGCCGAACACCTGCTGCGCCGGTTGGTGATCCTGCTGGAACAGTGCGCGCCGCTGCTGGAGACAGATCTGGAGGAGGCGCTGCCCGGGCTGCGGCCACCCCGCGACGCGATCACGGCGGCCGCAGTGCTGATCGAGGACGAGATCCTGCCGGCAGCCGCGGTGATCGGTCCGGCCTGGCCCGGCCGGGAAGCCTACCTGTCCTGGTACGTCCGGCGTGGCCGGTGGATCGACGACGCGGTGGCGGGCCACGCCGCCCGGCTGGCCAGCTTCCTGGCCAGACCAGCCGACCAGCTGCCCACCCGGCAGGGCGAGGCGATCGCCGCGCAGGGAGACGTCCGCATCGCCAACGCCGCCCTGCAGGGCCTGGCCGAGGCCGCCGACCGGGAACAGGCGACCGGAGCGGCCGCCAGCGCGGGTCGGACCGCACTGGACGAACTCGTCACCGCCGCGACCGGCGACGGCCGGGCAGTCGTGCGACTGACTGCGGTAGAGGCACTCGGCCGGTTCGCTGCGCTCAGGCGGGTCCGCGACGTCCTCGTCGACCGAACCCGCAACGATCCGTACGCGTACGTGCGACTGGCCGCCGTCCAGCACCTCGGAGCGGAACTTGACGCCGAGCCCAGCCTGCTGCCGGTGCTGCTCGGCTGCGCCAGCGACGCCCGCCACGTCGTCCGGGCCGCCGTGGTACGGCTGCTGGCGGCCCTGACCGAGCCGGGCGACCGGGTGGAACAGGCCCTCTTCGACCGCTGTGAACTGGACACCCAGGCCGACGTGCTGCTGCTGGCGGCCCCGCCCCTGCTCGCCCGCTCGCCCCTGGCGGTCGCCCTGCGGGGCGTACTCGCCCACCGGGCCGAGCACGCCCCGGACGCCGCGATCCGGGCGGCGGCCATCAAGCTTCTCGCCCGTGAGGTCGACCCGGTGTCCCAACCCGACCTGTTCCTGCGCCGGATCACGACCGATGCCGACGCGACGGTGGTCCGGGCGGCCGCGCAGGCGGTGCTGGCCGACCGACCCGCCGAGGTGCGCGAGATTCTCATGTCCAGGCTGCGGGCCGATTCCGACGAGGCGGTCCGTGCCGCCCTCGCCGCCGTCGTCGTCGAGGTCCTGCCCGTCGAGGAGGCGACCGCCGACGATCTGATCGGGCTGGTCCGCGTCGACCCCGACCCCGGGGTGCGGGTCGCGCTGCTGGCGGCGGGATCGGCCGTCGGCTTGATGCGGGACCCCCGGCAGCGGGGGGCCGTGCTGGCCCTCGCCCGCGACCTGCAACAGGTGCCGGCCGTGCGCCTCGCCGCCGTACGGGCGCTGACGCCTGCCCTGGCCGAGCAGGGTGAGGCCGAGGCATTCGCGGCTGTCGCCACCACCGACCCGGACACCGGCGTACGACTCGCAGCCGTGGCCGCCCTGCCGAACCGGCAGTTGACCGGTGACGCCAGGCGGCTGCTCGTCGATGTGGTTGACGACGACAGGTCGGCCAGGGTCCGCTGGGCGGCGCTGAACCGGATTCTGCAGGATGGGCTCGAACCGGAGCACCACCCGCTGTTGCTACGCGTCCTGGCCCGGGACGTTGACGCCGAGGTGTTCGACCTGGCCGCTGCGGCCGTACTTGATCTGATGAAGGGGATGGACGACGTCTCCGCCGCCCAAGCCGTGTTCGAGGTGGTGGCGCTGCGAACCGCCGACGCGAATCCGGAGCTGCGCGCCGCCGCCCTGGCCCTGCTGGCCAACCGGTTCGCGGTGGTTGACCGCGCGTACCAGGTGGTATGCGGCCGGCTGCGGGAGGACCCGGACCCGGACGTCGTCACGGCCGTGGCCGCTGCGGCCGTCCGTCAGTTCGCCGACCGGCCGGACCTGCCAGGCCTCCTGCTGACCAGGTTGTCCGATCCGAACGCGGACATTCGTTGCGCGGCGGCTCGGTCGCTGGCGACCTGGTGCCAGTCCAACCGGGAGGTCCGCCTGCGGCTGTCGGCCGTCGCCGCATCCGGCGGCGACCTGCGGCTGCGCTGCGTTGCCCTGGCTGCGGTGGCCGTCGCCGCGCACCTACCGGACGTCCGGGCGCTACTGCTGCAGCTGCTGACCGACGGCGAGCGGCCAGTTCGTACGGTGGCCGTACACATCCTCGGCCGCCGCCTCGGGCATGATCAGGCAGTACGCGATTCACTGACCGCGGCGTTGCAGCGCGAGCAGCCGCCGGACGTGCGTCGGGTCATCGAGGCGACCCTGGTGTGGACCGGCGAGGCGGAGGTCGAACGCTTTCCCGACACGGGTCCGGGCGATCTCGGCGATCCGGTCGCTCCAGGCCGGATCAGTTGA
- a CDS encoding SCO2521 family protein, which translates to MFTFGEVHTGLLQNSTPLTTDRAAEVLSPLCGAQLQRFERPMQRIITADRPIGVDCRLPAASGGNPHVVGTVLWHAGITGGHLAQSNVFAAVVPAAERRRMPWEHYTAFPGRLELLSDAKPEDLTQGYLHGRSRPNDLDTTAIATQAFDRLQRSQLLDRRPTLRTRRTRLRWTATGTGKTPQPITVTFRMVSEDLRTVDVKVADEFVPGVLGLCEDLALHDWLLTTVSRLLELTLTTRLGPVEKADQLRPAVEYFLHLWMPGARVDEVLKPVWQELDRRPGFSRQWDTSVARVRDQISLGTIELLKLTHALRRDA; encoded by the coding sequence ATGTTCACCTTCGGCGAAGTCCACACGGGGCTGCTACAGAACTCCACGCCGCTCACCACGGACCGGGCGGCCGAGGTGCTGAGCCCGTTGTGCGGCGCACAGTTACAGCGATTCGAGCGACCGATGCAACGGATCATAACTGCGGATCGCCCGATCGGCGTGGACTGCCGGCTTCCTGCTGCCTCCGGCGGAAACCCGCATGTTGTCGGTACCGTGCTGTGGCACGCCGGCATCACCGGGGGCCATCTCGCGCAGAGCAACGTGTTCGCGGCCGTGGTGCCGGCTGCGGAGCGGCGCCGGATGCCCTGGGAGCACTACACAGCCTTCCCCGGGCGCCTGGAGCTGCTCAGCGACGCCAAGCCCGAGGACCTGACACAGGGATACCTCCACGGTAGGAGTCGGCCCAACGATCTGGACACCACAGCGATCGCGACCCAAGCGTTCGACCGGTTGCAGAGGTCGCAGTTGCTGGACCGGCGACCCACGCTGCGTACCAGGCGCACCAGGCTGCGCTGGACGGCCACCGGCACCGGAAAGACGCCCCAGCCGATCACCGTGACGTTCCGGATGGTCTCAGAGGACCTGCGTACCGTCGACGTCAAGGTGGCCGACGAGTTCGTCCCGGGTGTCCTGGGGCTGTGCGAGGATCTGGCGCTGCACGACTGGCTGCTGACCACCGTGTCCCGGTTGCTCGAACTCACCCTCACCACCCGACTCGGTCCGGTCGAGAAGGCCGACCAGCTGCGTCCCGCGGTGGAGTACTTCCTGCACCTGTGGATGCCGGGAGCCCGGGTCGACGAGGTACTCAAGCCGGTATGGCAGGAACTGGACCGCCGCCCCGGTTTCAGCCGGCAGTGGGACACGTCGGTGGCGCGGGTACGCGACCAGATCAGCCTGGGCACGATCGAGTTGCTGAAGCTCACGCATGCACTGCGGCGAGATGCTTGA